From Corynebacterium aquatimens:
TGGCATCACGGTAAGCACCGCGGAATCCGGCAGCTTCGCAATCAGGAGGGATTCGTAGAGCCTGCTCAGCATCGGGTCGACGATCTTGGCTTTGGCAAACCACACGCCAAGAGTGGCAATGATGCCGCCAAGCAGCACGGATATCACTGCTTCAAGGATGAACGGTGCCTGCGTGAACCACCGGGAGGCACCCACCATGCGCATAATCGCGATCTCATCGCGGCGACTGTACGCAGCCAACTGCACCATGTTTGCGATGAGGAAGATCGCGGCGAGCGCCTGCGCGGCAGCAACTAGGAATGTCGCGTTCCGGATCGAATCCATGGATCGTGCGGCGTCTTCCACATCCGTGCCCTGGTCACCAACGTAGGCAACCTGCGGCAATTCACGCACCGCATCCAACGGGGAGGTATCCGTCGGGTCTTTCAGACGAACGTGCAGCGCCGCCGGCAGCGAATCCGGTGTGGTTTCCTGCACCAAGACCGGGTCGGTTTCCCCGAAGAGCTCCTTGAAGCGCTCATAGGACTGCTCACGGTTGC
This genomic window contains:
- the ftsX gene encoding permease-like cell division protein FtsX, whose translation is MNWNFIFREGFRGLGRNLTMTIALIITTALSLALVGTGILISQVTSKTKDLYLERVEVTVELSEQISDTDKECSTDPCKEVRDILQKDERVESVTFRNREQSYERFKELFGETDPVLVQETTPDSLPAALHVRLKDPTDTSPLDAVRELPQVAYVGDQGTDVEDAARSMDSIRNATFLVAAAQALAAIFLIANMVQLAAYSRRDEIAIMRMVGASRWFTQAPFILEAVISVLLGGIIATLGVWFAKAKIVDPMLSRLYESLLIAKLPDSAVLTVMPLVGLGALIISALVAQVALRSYVRK